A single Paenibacillus kribbensis DNA region contains:
- the ftsH gene encoding ATP-dependent zinc metalloprotease FtsH: MNRFIRNSGFYLILFLVVVGIVQFVSNSNEASDLPRYDQLRQEVKANNISKVTVQFDGYAYLVTGAYKKQPADAKSINFSVYVPPTDQALSELVNASETNGFEYVQKKMEGESIWLTFLTSIIPLVIMFLLFFFLFNQAQGGGGKVMNFGKSKARLYNEEKKKVTFEDVAGADEEKQELVEVVEFLKDPRKFAAVGARIPKGVLLVGPPGTGKTLLARAVAGEAGVPFFSISGSDFVEMFVGVGASRVRDLFENAKKNAPCIIFIDEIDAVGRQRGAGLGGGHDEREQTLNQLLVEMDGFGANEGIIIVAATNRPDILDPALLRPGRFDRQITVDRPDVKGREAVLHVHARNKPLTKDVKLDVIAKRTTGFTGADLENLLNEAALLAARRNRRDISMREVDEAIDRVIVGTEKRSRVISDREKRIVAYHEAGHTIIGYFLENADMVHKVTIIPRGRAGGYVIMLPKEDRMLTTKQELLDKITGLLGGRVSEELFIGEIGTGAYSDFQQATSIARSMIVEYGMSEKLGPMQFGTSQGQVFLGRDIGHEQNYSDQIAYQIDQEMNRFITDSYERAKELLTKHSKEVHLIAQTLLQEETLELEQIKRLIETGSLDGSTNEGEGTPEKGEPVIDNIGDVRVRIQGKDDEPKNTTDQPNDIPNLQKPEDDNNSGNSGGTPPTTT, translated from the coding sequence ATGAATCGGTTCATCCGGAATTCTGGTTTTTATTTGATTCTTTTTTTAGTTGTGGTGGGTATCGTTCAGTTTGTTAGCAACAGTAACGAAGCCTCCGATCTCCCTAGATATGACCAATTACGGCAAGAGGTTAAAGCGAATAACATCTCTAAAGTAACGGTCCAATTTGACGGTTACGCCTATCTTGTAACCGGTGCATATAAGAAGCAGCCGGCTGATGCCAAATCCATTAATTTTTCCGTATATGTTCCGCCAACGGATCAAGCACTGAGTGAACTGGTCAATGCCAGCGAAACGAATGGGTTTGAATACGTGCAGAAGAAGATGGAAGGCGAAAGCATCTGGTTGACGTTTTTGACTTCTATCATTCCTTTGGTGATCATGTTCCTGCTGTTCTTCTTCCTGTTTAATCAGGCACAGGGCGGCGGCGGCAAAGTTATGAACTTTGGCAAGAGCAAGGCCCGTCTGTACAACGAAGAGAAGAAGAAGGTTACCTTCGAGGACGTGGCAGGGGCTGACGAAGAGAAGCAGGAGCTTGTCGAAGTCGTAGAATTCTTGAAGGACCCGCGTAAGTTCGCTGCTGTGGGCGCTCGTATTCCAAAGGGTGTCCTATTAGTGGGCCCTCCGGGAACGGGTAAAACACTCTTGGCCAGAGCCGTTGCAGGCGAAGCAGGAGTTCCTTTTTTCAGCATTTCGGGTTCTGACTTTGTAGAAATGTTCGTCGGTGTCGGTGCTTCCCGTGTTCGCGATTTGTTTGAAAATGCGAAGAAGAACGCACCATGTATCATTTTCATCGATGAGATTGATGCGGTTGGACGTCAACGTGGCGCCGGATTGGGTGGCGGACACGATGAACGTGAGCAAACGCTCAACCAATTGCTCGTAGAGATGGATGGATTCGGCGCGAACGAAGGTATCATTATCGTAGCGGCTACCAACCGTCCGGATATTCTGGACCCGGCATTGCTTCGTCCGGGACGTTTTGACCGTCAAATTACAGTTGACCGTCCAGACGTTAAAGGCCGCGAAGCTGTATTGCATGTACACGCACGCAACAAGCCGTTGACGAAGGATGTTAAATTGGATGTAATCGCGAAACGCACAACAGGTTTTACAGGTGCTGATCTGGAAAATCTGCTGAACGAAGCTGCTTTGCTGGCAGCCCGTCGTAACCGCAGAGATATTTCGATGCGCGAAGTAGATGAAGCTATCGACCGTGTAATCGTAGGTACAGAAAAACGCAGCCGCGTAATCAGTGACCGCGAGAAACGAATTGTTGCCTACCATGAAGCAGGCCATACGATTATCGGCTATTTCCTGGAAAACGCCGACATGGTTCACAAGGTAACGATCATTCCACGTGGACGTGCAGGCGGGTATGTCATCATGCTTCCGAAGGAAGATCGCATGCTGACAACCAAGCAGGAATTGCTGGACAAAATTACTGGTTTGCTGGGTGGACGCGTATCCGAGGAACTGTTTATCGGCGAAATCGGTACGGGAGCCTACAGTGACTTCCAGCAAGCAACAAGCATCGCACGCAGCATGATTGTGGAATACGGTATGAGTGAGAAGCTCGGCCCAATGCAGTTTGGTACTTCGCAAGGTCAGGTTTTCCTTGGACGGGATATCGGTCATGAGCAGAATTACAGTGATCAGATCGCTTATCAGATTGACCAAGAGATGAATCGCTTCATCACTGACTCTTATGAGCGTGCCAAAGAGCTCCTGACCAAGCATTCCAAAGAGGTTCATCTGATCGCTCAAACCCTGCTGCAAGAAGAAACCCTGGAACTTGAACAAATTAAACGTTTGATCGAGACAGGTTCTTTGGACGGCAGCACGAATGAGGGTGAAGGAACACCGGAAAAAGGTGAACCTGTGATCGATAACATTGGAGACGTTCGTGTACGTATTCAAGGCAAGGATGACGAGCCTAAGAATACGACGGATCAACCGAATGATATCCCTAATCTGCAGAAGCCAGAGGATGATAACAATTCGGGCAACTCCGGTGGTACTCCACCGACAACAACCTGA
- the hpt gene encoding hypoxanthine phosphoribosyltransferase — translation MQNDIQEVLISEEEIQSKIKELGAQLSVKYEGKNPLVICVLKGAFIFMADLVKSITVPLELDFMAVSSYGVSTKSSGVVKIIKDLDASVEGRDVLIVEDIIDSGLTLTHLIELLKNRNANSVCVVTLFDKPARRAVDLEADYTGFTLPDAFVVGYGLDYAEHYRNLPYIGILKPEIYTS, via the coding sequence TTGCAGAATGATATTCAGGAAGTATTGATCAGCGAAGAAGAAATTCAGAGTAAAATTAAGGAATTGGGCGCACAGCTTAGCGTAAAATATGAAGGAAAGAATCCATTGGTGATTTGCGTGCTGAAGGGTGCGTTTATCTTTATGGCTGATTTGGTTAAATCCATTACAGTGCCATTGGAGCTTGATTTCATGGCTGTATCAAGTTACGGAGTGTCCACCAAATCCTCAGGTGTCGTTAAAATCATTAAAGATTTGGACGCATCGGTTGAAGGACGCGACGTTCTGATTGTCGAAGATATTATCGACAGCGGTCTGACGCTGACACATTTAATTGAACTGCTTAAGAACCGTAATGCCAATTCGGTATGTGTCGTAACCTTGTTCGACAAGCCTGCACGCCGAGCCGTTGATCTTGAAGCGGATTATACCGGATTTACGCTTCCGGATGCATTTGTTGTCGGTTATGGTCTGGATTATGCCGAGCACTACCGGAACCTCCCATACATAGGGATTTTGAAGCCGGAAATCTACACCAGCTAA
- the tilS gene encoding tRNA lysidine(34) synthetase TilS, whose protein sequence is MGTTKPTGVVQEVLALARDHSLWSPGDRIVVAVSGGPDSVALLHILHEISVIHMPLQLICAHVHHGFRPEESDAEAEEVRSIARKLEIPFEMIRVDVPVYMKESGKGPQEAARELRYSFLHDTAAKWGAQRIAMAHHGDDQAETVLLHLLRGSGPAGLAGMRLARTEKNVQLIRPLLRMYKADLIEFCRFYSLSYVTDSTNLTSKYRRNAIRMDVLPFLGQYNEQLTPSLNRLAETMAEENDFMEASTLSVYEELVRLDNGRYMFSIASYRKLPVALQRRLIKLILNYLPSDSDNFDFRKIETVRLRLLQEQPSTWSLDLGGGAVGVREYDQAGLFDRTQGPMGEWCYGLDVLPMSGELELPEAGGVLRWRRISYSDGPYPANEEEAWFDADELSLPLTIRSRLPGDAMHVMGLNGRKKVKDIFIDGKIPPSLRSVIPIVCDQSGAILWIPGVRRSVHAAVQKHTSSVIYMSWQRRKSPGHR, encoded by the coding sequence ATGGGAACAACCAAACCGACCGGTGTTGTACAGGAAGTGCTCGCCCTCGCGCGAGATCATTCACTGTGGAGCCCCGGAGACCGCATTGTGGTTGCTGTATCCGGTGGGCCGGATTCGGTGGCCCTTTTGCACATTTTACATGAAATATCCGTTATACATATGCCTTTGCAGCTCATCTGTGCTCACGTCCATCATGGCTTCAGGCCAGAGGAATCGGATGCGGAGGCTGAAGAGGTACGCAGCATAGCCCGAAAGCTGGAAATTCCGTTTGAAATGATTCGGGTTGATGTACCCGTCTATATGAAGGAAAGCGGAAAAGGCCCGCAGGAAGCGGCCCGTGAGCTGCGCTATTCCTTTTTGCATGATACAGCTGCAAAATGGGGAGCGCAGCGTATTGCGATGGCCCACCATGGCGACGATCAGGCCGAAACAGTCCTTCTGCATCTGCTGCGCGGCAGCGGTCCAGCGGGTTTGGCCGGTATGCGTCTGGCACGCACGGAAAAAAATGTGCAACTCATTCGCCCGTTGCTGCGTATGTACAAGGCTGACCTGATTGAGTTCTGCAGGTTTTATAGCCTTTCCTATGTGACGGACAGCACTAATCTGACCTCCAAATACCGCCGCAACGCTATTCGCATGGATGTGCTTCCTTTTTTGGGGCAATATAATGAGCAACTGACTCCATCCCTCAACCGACTGGCCGAAACGATGGCTGAAGAGAATGATTTTATGGAAGCATCTACGCTGTCGGTATACGAGGAATTGGTACGCTTGGATAACGGGAGATACATGTTTTCCATTGCTTCCTATCGCAAGCTACCCGTTGCTTTACAACGGAGGTTGATTAAACTAATATTAAATTATCTGCCTTCGGACAGTGATAATTTTGATTTTCGTAAAATTGAGACCGTTCGACTGAGACTTCTACAGGAACAACCGTCCACGTGGAGTTTGGACTTGGGTGGCGGTGCGGTTGGAGTCCGCGAATATGACCAAGCGGGGTTGTTTGACCGAACGCAAGGACCTATGGGCGAATGGTGTTATGGACTAGACGTATTGCCTATGTCTGGCGAGCTTGAATTGCCTGAGGCGGGTGGTGTACTTCGGTGGCGGAGAATCTCCTATTCGGATGGACCCTATCCGGCGAATGAGGAGGAAGCATGGTTTGACGCAGATGAATTGAGTTTGCCGTTGACCATACGCTCACGATTACCTGGAGATGCCATGCATGTCATGGGATTAAACGGAAGAAAAAAGGTTAAAGATATTTTCATTGATGGAAAAATTCCTCCTTCACTGCGTTCCGTTATTCCCATCGTCTGTGACCAATCCGGAGCTATTCTCTGGATTCCGGGCGTGCGGCGTTCTGTACATGCCGCAGTGCAAAAGCACACGTCTTCGGTTATATACATGTCATGGCAAAGACGGAAGAGTCCGGGGCACCGATAG
- a CDS encoding protein kinase domain-containing protein has protein sequence MTTSSDPVLAPGTVIKGKWKRSSYVIQRLLGRGANGTVYLVKEAQADRHFALKMGRNTLDLQSEINVLTTLQSRGTKAVFQKNGSPPFLFEVDDVVLRSGEIPFYVMRYVKGDPLHRFVAAKGAEWYGVAGTGILNRLAELHQAGWVFGDLKPQNILVNAYGEAELIDYGGVSLAGRSVKQFTEWYDRGFWNAGNRNADPQYDLFAFALLTIHILEGEQLKAAASRLPQLRNTAELTVIIRRSRVLRPYAEWLLGAVRGEYSDTRAAARSWSHLASTHVRQSSAKRGNPRWLGYAFTVSLLLLAGALWIALR, from the coding sequence GTGACTACGTCGTCTGATCCCGTTCTTGCACCCGGAACGGTCATCAAGGGCAAGTGGAAGCGGAGCAGCTATGTCATTCAGCGCCTGCTGGGCCGGGGAGCGAACGGAACTGTATATTTGGTAAAAGAAGCACAGGCCGATCGGCATTTTGCTCTGAAAATGGGAAGAAACACGCTGGATCTGCAATCAGAGATTAATGTGCTGACTACATTGCAGTCTCGGGGAACCAAGGCGGTATTCCAAAAAAATGGGAGTCCTCCCTTTTTGTTTGAAGTAGACGATGTGGTTTTACGCAGTGGAGAGATTCCCTTTTATGTCATGCGATACGTCAAGGGCGATCCGCTTCATCGTTTTGTTGCAGCCAAAGGGGCGGAATGGTACGGTGTAGCTGGAACCGGAATCCTTAATCGTTTGGCGGAGCTGCATCAGGCGGGATGGGTGTTTGGTGACCTGAAGCCGCAAAATATTTTGGTTAATGCCTATGGAGAAGCCGAATTAATTGATTATGGCGGAGTATCTCTTGCAGGCAGGAGTGTAAAACAATTTACAGAATGGTATGACAGAGGATTCTGGAATGCTGGCAACCGAAACGCCGATCCCCAGTATGACCTGTTTGCCTTTGCTCTTCTAACCATTCATATATTGGAGGGCGAACAGTTAAAGGCTGCTGCGAGCAGGTTGCCGCAGCTACGCAATACGGCAGAATTGACGGTTATCATTCGCCGCAGCCGCGTATTGCGTCCCTATGCCGAATGGCTGCTCGGTGCAGTGCGCGGAGAATATTCCGATACTCGTGCAGCGGCCCGATCCTGGTCGCATCTGGCTTCAACACATGTCAGGCAATCGTCGGCCAAACGAGGGAATCCACGCTGGCTGGGATATGCTTTCACGGTTTCACTTTTGCTGCTGGCTGGGGCGCTCTGGATAGCGTTGCGGTAG
- a CDS encoding vWA domain-containing protein translates to MKQILIITDGCSNVGVSPVIAAAQALQEGITVNVAGVIDYGTIGELGSTEIREIAKAGGGFSQIVGTKQLAQTMQMMTRKTVVQTIQQAVNRELTHILGEGGARNIGELPPAKRAQVVEVMDELTETSTLEIALLIDASASMKPKLPAVEDSIRDLLLSLQSRSGLSRISVFHFPGGRMGEDAVMDIGWTSELSQIKSLFGRLRMKGATPTGPAILQVIDYYRYVTLGEQKDMEESYDKGEGMLGDYVV, encoded by the coding sequence ATGAAGCAAATTTTGATCATTACAGATGGATGTTCCAATGTAGGTGTAAGTCCGGTCATAGCGGCTGCTCAGGCTTTACAGGAAGGCATTACAGTGAATGTCGCCGGAGTCATAGATTATGGAACCATAGGCGAGCTTGGCAGTACGGAGATTCGTGAAATTGCTAAAGCTGGGGGAGGATTCAGCCAAATCGTAGGCACGAAGCAGCTGGCACAGACCATGCAGATGATGACGCGTAAAACGGTGGTTCAAACGATTCAGCAGGCGGTTAATAGAGAGTTAACGCATATTTTGGGTGAGGGCGGAGCCCGGAATATCGGTGAGCTGCCTCCGGCCAAACGGGCTCAGGTGGTGGAGGTGATGGACGAGCTGACAGAGACCAGCACCCTGGAAATTGCTTTGCTCATTGATGCCAGTGCGAGCATGAAGCCCAAACTTCCTGCTGTAGAGGACAGCATTCGCGATTTGTTGCTCAGCTTGCAGTCCAGGAGTGGACTCAGCCGCATATCTGTATTTCATTTTCCAGGGGGTCGAATGGGTGAAGACGCGGTCATGGATATCGGCTGGACCTCTGAGCTGAGCCAGATCAAATCGCTGTTCGGACGTCTGCGGATGAAAGGAGCGACGCCGACAGGTCCAGCCATTTTACAAGTGATTGATTACTACCGATATGTTACACTAGGAGAACAGAAAGATATGGAAGAATCCTATGATAAAGGAGAAGGGATGCTCGGTGACTACGTCGTCTGA
- the spoIIE gene encoding stage II sporulation protein E: protein MMEKWNVVQFPGLKSRKSRSKERTEGWTSRLKKRLDSHKAVQWVVAQRWMLLLSAMGLLLGRAMILDELSPFALAYFAVITFLRRDLMLPVAVSVLLGSLLAPYPSLFMIGGELIVFYLLFRGLRAFDRLELSYAPLMVFLSVFMVNLFNAVMAPSFTWYDLVIVGTDAVLSFMLTLVFTQAIPLFTYRKKTSQLKNEEILCLIILLASVMTGAVGWTIQSLSVDHVLSRYLVLVFALVGGASLGASVGVITGLILSLANMSAIVQMSLLAFAGLLAGMLREGRKGAVALGMLLGSSILTIYLDGTGDVLISTWESCAAILLFLITPKSFFKAISTYVPGTQDHAKSQHEYAKRVRDLTAERVTKFSRVFSQLSRSFHQISASEGGKPDGEIEHFMNAVAEGTCASCFKCEQCWDSKFMQTHQYMTEMMSAIEDNPNLEPEQMPPQWSKACAKTGAVLQVMKQQYSLYQHNMQWKRQVYDSRQLVADQLSGVSQIMEDLAREIQREGQTMHRQEEQIREALERLGLSIQSIEIINLDAGQVEIEIVHAYTRGFDECRKIIAPLLSDILDEHIAVMRETAADRRQGLATVMFGSAKTYEVATGVASAAKGGDFFSGDSYSTMELGNGTFAVSLSDGMGNGERAQQESSAALNILEELLQSGMDEKLAIKSVNSVLMLRSPEEMYATVDMALIDQYTARTTFMKIGSTPSFIKRGEEVIPVSASNLPIGIIQDIEVDLVSLQLQPGDILIMITDGIYDSPGYAVNKEIWMKRMIQEIESDDPQQLADCLLERVIRYQQNQIYDDMTVVVSKIDHYRPEWATLHVPGMSWAERPRTVS from the coding sequence ATGATGGAGAAATGGAACGTGGTACAATTTCCGGGTTTGAAATCTAGAAAGTCCAGATCCAAAGAACGTACGGAAGGTTGGACTTCCAGACTCAAGAAGCGGCTGGATTCACATAAAGCGGTGCAATGGGTAGTGGCGCAAAGATGGATGCTGCTATTGTCGGCTATGGGACTTTTACTGGGGCGCGCCATGATTTTGGACGAGCTTTCTCCTTTTGCCCTCGCTTATTTTGCGGTCATTACATTCCTGCGCCGTGATCTGATGCTGCCTGTCGCTGTATCGGTATTGCTGGGCAGTTTACTGGCTCCCTATCCATCGTTGTTCATGATTGGAGGTGAGCTGATTGTATTTTATCTCTTGTTTCGCGGGCTGCGAGCCTTTGATCGTCTGGAATTATCCTATGCCCCGCTGATGGTTTTCCTGTCTGTGTTCATGGTCAATTTATTTAACGCTGTGATGGCTCCATCGTTCACATGGTATGATCTTGTCATTGTGGGAACGGATGCGGTTCTCAGCTTTATGCTTACACTGGTGTTCACGCAAGCGATTCCATTATTTACGTACCGAAAAAAGACAAGCCAGCTCAAAAATGAGGAAATTTTGTGTCTCATTATTTTACTGGCCTCTGTTATGACAGGAGCGGTAGGATGGACCATTCAATCACTGTCTGTCGATCATGTCCTGTCACGATATTTGGTCTTGGTGTTTGCTTTGGTTGGGGGCGCTTCACTAGGTGCTTCGGTTGGTGTGATTACCGGTCTGATATTAAGCTTGGCCAATATGTCTGCGATTGTGCAGATGAGCTTGCTTGCTTTTGCAGGCTTGCTGGCAGGGATGCTGCGTGAAGGACGAAAGGGTGCTGTTGCACTTGGGATGCTGCTGGGCTCTTCCATTTTAACGATCTATCTGGATGGGACCGGAGATGTGCTGATATCGACCTGGGAGAGTTGTGCAGCCATTTTATTATTTCTAATAACTCCAAAAAGTTTCTTTAAAGCGATTTCTACCTATGTTCCCGGTACACAGGATCACGCCAAGTCCCAGCATGAATACGCCAAAAGGGTTCGCGACCTCACCGCAGAGCGGGTGACAAAATTTTCCCGCGTATTCAGCCAGCTATCCCGCAGCTTTCATCAGATATCTGCGAGCGAGGGCGGGAAGCCGGACGGAGAAATTGAGCATTTTATGAATGCCGTAGCGGAAGGCACGTGCGCCTCCTGCTTCAAGTGCGAGCAGTGCTGGGACAGCAAGTTTATGCAAACTCATCAGTATATGACGGAAATGATGAGCGCCATCGAGGATAACCCCAATTTGGAGCCGGAGCAGATGCCGCCGCAATGGAGCAAAGCTTGCGCCAAAACGGGCGCTGTACTGCAGGTGATGAAGCAGCAATATAGTCTCTATCAGCATAATATGCAATGGAAGCGCCAAGTATACGACAGTCGTCAGCTTGTTGCTGACCAGCTATCGGGTGTATCACAGATTATGGAGGATTTGGCGCGGGAAATTCAGCGGGAAGGACAGACCATGCATCGGCAGGAGGAGCAAATACGGGAGGCGCTTGAGCGGCTCGGCTTGTCCATCCAATCGATTGAGATTATTAATCTGGACGCAGGCCAGGTAGAAATCGAGATTGTCCATGCCTATACAAGGGGATTCGATGAATGTCGGAAAATCATTGCTCCACTGCTGTCGGACATATTGGACGAGCATATTGCCGTGATGCGCGAAACGGCGGCAGATCGCCGCCAAGGCTTGGCCACCGTCATGTTTGGCTCTGCCAAGACGTATGAGGTGGCTACAGGAGTAGCAAGCGCCGCCAAGGGAGGAGATTTTTTCTCAGGGGACAGCTATAGCACCATGGAGCTGGGGAACGGAACCTTTGCAGTCTCCTTGAGCGATGGGATGGGGAATGGGGAGCGTGCGCAGCAGGAGAGCAGCGCGGCCCTAAATATTTTGGAGGAATTGCTGCAATCGGGGATGGATGAAAAATTGGCGATCAAGTCGGTTAACTCTGTCCTAATGCTGCGATCACCCGAGGAAATGTATGCCACCGTCGATATGGCGCTGATTGACCAGTACACGGCCCGAACGACCTTCATGAAGATTGGGTCTACGCCGAGCTTTATTAAAAGGGGGGAGGAGGTCATTCCTGTATCTGCCAGTAATTTGCCAATTGGCATTATACAGGATATTGAGGTGGATTTGGTGTCGCTTCAGCTACAGCCGGGTGATATTCTCATCATGATTACAGACGGTATATACGATTCGCCTGGTTATGCGGTCAATAAGGAAATATGGATGAAGCGCATGATCCAGGAAATTGAAAGTGATGACCCGCAGCAGCTGGCCGATTGCTTGTTGGAACGAGTTATTCGTTACCAACAAAATCAAATCTATGATGATATGACGGTTGTTGTTAGTAAAATAGATCATTACCGTCCAGAGTGGGCGACCCTTCATGTACCTGGTATGAGCTGGGCGGAGCGGCCACGGACGGTGAGTTAA
- a CDS encoding S1 domain-containing RNA-binding protein — MAIEVGTKLEGKVTGITHFGAFVDLSGGVTGLVHISEIADNYVKDVNDHLKINDVVTVKVINVDKDGKIGLSIKQTIDKPASEARPPRAPRPERTGGTGGGDRFGGGGSGPSQGRGGFNRDRGGRSFKPAPGKTSFEDKMSRFLKDSEERISSLKKNTEGKRGGRGAKRV; from the coding sequence ATGGCAATTGAAGTGGGCACCAAGTTAGAGGGCAAAGTGACAGGCATCACGCATTTTGGAGCATTTGTGGATTTGTCTGGAGGTGTCACGGGTCTCGTTCACATCTCGGAAATCGCCGATAACTACGTTAAGGATGTTAACGATCACCTGAAGATTAATGATGTCGTGACGGTGAAAGTCATTAATGTTGACAAAGATGGCAAAATTGGACTTTCCATTAAGCAAACGATTGACAAGCCGGCAAGTGAAGCCCGTCCGCCAAGAGCTCCAAGACCGGAGCGTACAGGAGGAACAGGTGGAGGAGACCGTTTCGGCGGTGGAGGTTCAGGTCCAAGTCAGGGACGTGGTGGTTTCAACCGCGATCGTGGAGGCCGTTCTTTTAAGCCTGCACCGGGTAAAACTTCATTTGAGGATAAAATGTCACGCTTCCTGAAAGATAGTGAGGAACGCATTTCGTCGCTGAAAAAGAACACCGAGGGTAAACGCGGAGGACGCGGCGCGAAGCGTGTTTAA
- a CDS encoding FtsB family cell division protein — protein sequence MRNSSVDRHSSPTSKSNAGGRRRIMIWLLSLAAFGSWAIFTFFSQEMTMADRSEQLTQKEKQKQAATQTEQQLQTEVNRLKDPEYIGEIARSKYGLYKPEETPIIGDQK from the coding sequence ATGCGTAATTCGTCTGTAGATCGCCATTCATCTCCTACGTCCAAGTCCAACGCGGGCGGGCGCAGGCGAATCATGATTTGGTTGCTATCGCTTGCCGCCTTTGGTAGTTGGGCCATTTTCACCTTTTTTTCTCAAGAGATGACTATGGCTGATCGAAGTGAACAGCTCACCCAGAAGGAAAAGCAGAAGCAAGCTGCTACACAAACAGAACAACAGCTTCAAACCGAAGTGAATCGTCTCAAGGACCCCGAATACATTGGAGAGATTGCCAGAAGCAAATATGGTCTCTACAAACCGGAAGAGACGCCGATCATCGGAGATCAGAAATAG
- the yabQ gene encoding spore cortex biosynthesis protein YabQ, with protein sequence MNPHTQWLTLTWMLLSGIAMGVVFDSYRVLSIRFHFARWSVHMLDVLYWVASALFIFRVLYASNRGELRFYVFLGLLLGVWLYFWAFSVTTQRFVVMLLEIVRRLTLIVNSILRILIVLPVLALYRLVRKLVGWTWALIVFLGRMLIYILMPVWKPILWLIGPLKARWKTPERLVKLGIRLKNIAKEWFGRR encoded by the coding sequence ATGAACCCTCACACACAATGGCTGACGTTGACGTGGATGCTGCTGTCGGGCATAGCCATGGGAGTGGTGTTTGACAGCTACCGGGTGCTGTCCATCCGCTTTCATTTTGCCCGTTGGAGCGTTCATATGTTGGACGTGCTGTACTGGGTGGCCTCGGCGCTGTTTATTTTCCGTGTGCTGTACGCGAGTAATCGCGGTGAGCTGCGGTTTTATGTCTTTTTAGGACTACTTTTGGGGGTTTGGCTCTATTTTTGGGCCTTTAGTGTTACAACCCAACGTTTTGTGGTAATGTTATTAGAGATCGTCCGCAGACTGACGTTGATCGTGAACAGCATACTGCGCATCCTGATTGTTCTTCCGGTGTTGGCGCTGTATCGGCTGGTACGCAAGCTGGTCGGATGGACATGGGCACTTATCGTGTTCCTGGGAAGGATGCTGATATACATCTTGATGCCAGTTTGGAAGCCGATTCTATGGCTAATCGGTCCGCTCAAAGCGCGCTGGAAAACTCCAGAGCGACTCGTGAAGCTCGGCATCAGATTGAAAAACATAGCAAAAGAATGGTTTGGAAGGAGGTAG
- the yabP gene encoding sporulation protein YabP — MIEQGKPKHHDLRMQSRKQLDISGVSNVESFDSEEFLLQTELGHLTIRGQHLHIKNLSLEEGLLSIEGQIHSLVYLEPGAPAKNGKSLFGKLFK; from the coding sequence ATGATTGAACAAGGGAAGCCCAAGCATCATGATTTGCGCATGCAAAGCCGCAAACAGCTCGATATCTCAGGCGTCAGCAATGTGGAGAGCTTTGACAGTGAAGAGTTTCTGCTTCAGACCGAGCTGGGCCATCTCACCATTCGCGGACAACATTTACATATCAAAAATCTCAGTCTGGAAGAGGGGCTGCTGTCCATAGAAGGTCAGATTCATTCCCTCGTTTACCTGGAGCCCGGGGCCCCAGCCAAAAATGGAAAAAGCCTATTCGGCAAGCTCTTCAAATGA
- a CDS encoding RNA-binding S4 domain-containing protein produces the protein MRLDKFLKVSRLIKRRTVAKDVSEQGRVVVNGREAKPSSAVKVGDEITVQFGQKLVTVRVERLADTTRKDEAASMYTLVKEEPIARENGLNW, from the coding sequence ATGCGTCTTGATAAATTCTTGAAAGTCTCGCGGCTGATCAAGCGGCGTACTGTAGCCAAGGATGTCTCCGAACAGGGGAGAGTGGTGGTGAACGGACGCGAAGCCAAGCCGAGCAGTGCGGTCAAAGTAGGCGATGAGATCACCGTCCAATTTGGCCAAAAGCTGGTGACTGTGCGAGTGGAACGGCTCGCCGACACCACACGCAAGGACGAGGCTGCAAGTATGTACACTTTGGTGAAAGAAGAGCCTATCGCCAGGGAGAACGGTTTGAACTGGTAA
- a CDS encoding HU family DNA-binding protein, whose amino-acid sequence MNKTDLINNISSKSGLSKRDVEAVLNGVLGEITDALASGDKVQLIGFGTFETRKRSSRTGRNPQTGNTIEIPESTVPAFKAGNKLKEAVN is encoded by the coding sequence ATGAACAAGACAGATTTGATCAACAATATTTCCAGCAAAAGCGGTTTGAGCAAACGTGACGTTGAAGCTGTATTGAATGGCGTTCTTGGTGAAATTACAGATGCACTCGCTAGTGGCGACAAAGTGCAACTGATCGGCTTCGGTACTTTCGAAACGCGCAAGCGTTCCAGCCGTACAGGTCGCAACCCACAAACCGGCAACACGATTGAAATTCCAGAATCGACCGTTCCTGCTTTTAAAGCTGGTAATAAGCTTAAAGAAGCCGTTAACTAA